One part of the Glycine soja cultivar W05 chromosome 11, ASM419377v2, whole genome shotgun sequence genome encodes these proteins:
- the LOC114375086 gene encoding reticulon-like protein B17 — translation MDSSSHQQNPCLLITDKPTQQQEPLLPLPLPLSPLATPTRSPSPAVPRSTTPPPELPDSAGVRRRCKTRAPQTASPRNPRKSRRRSELEIREEKDSTFVEEVGKPRTRRQTARTKKEKPNSVPPSTPSPKSEEENGGDLDHVGQVVSDLIMWKDASKSTFWFGFCSLCLLSSCFTQGLNFSVFSALSQLGILLSGVSFFSNSICQRNEVEEKREIKLTEDDILRLAKLILPALNFAISRMRALFSGEPSMTLKVVPFLLLGAEYGHLITIRRLCAIGFVVSFSVPKLYSCYTVQINQRAEGLKSWLLDTWSACTHKKKVMASALMTFWNLSSIKTRIFTVFILLVLFRYLRQHVVLQLEDGEAKVGEKEQQKDSAMAEPEEKEPQQALVVKEQGRQN, via the exons ATGGATTCTTCTTCTCATCAACAAAACCCTTGTCTCCTCATCACAGACAAACCAACCCAACAACAAGAACCTCTtctccctcttcctcttccCCTGTCCCCTCTCGCAACCCCCACCAGATCACCATCCCCCGCCGTCCCTCGCAGCACCACGCCGCCGCCGGAGTTACCGGATTCCGCCGGGGTACGACGCCGCTGCAAAACCAGAGCACCCCAAACGGCGTCCCCAAGGAACCCTCGCAAATCGCGGCGGCGCTCCGAGCTCGAGATTCGAGAAGAAAAAGATTCAACCTTTGTGGAAGAGGTCGGAAAACCCAGAACGAGAAGACAAACCGCGCGAACTAAGAAGGAGAAACCTAACTCCGTTCCACCTTCAACCCCATCTCCAA agAGTGAAGAAGAGAATGGTGGCGATCTGGACCATGTTGGACAGGTGGTGAGTGATTTGATCATGTGGAAGGATGCGTCAAAGTCAACcttttggtttggtttttgtTCTCTTTGTCTCTTGTCTTCGTGCTTTACTCAAGGACTCAACTTTAG TGTTTTCTCGGCCTTGTCGCAATTGGGGATTCTCTTATCGGGTGTTTCGTTTTTCTCGAATTCGATTTGTCAAAG AAACGAGGTTGAAGAAAAGAGGGAAATCAAGCTGACAGAGGATGACATTTTGCGTCTTGCGAAATTAATTCTTCCTGCTCTGAATTTTGCAATTTCAAGGATGAGAGCGTTGTTCTCGGGAGAACCATCCATGACCCTCAAA GTAGTTCCTTTCCTTCTACTAGGAGCGGAGTACGGCCACTTAATTACTATCCGGAGGCTGTGTGCCATTG GATTTGTTGTCAGCTTCAGTGTTCCAAAGCTTTATTCTTGCTACACTGTTCAGATAAACCAGAGAG CTGAGGGCTTGAAATCATGGTTGTTGGACACATGGAGTGCTTGCACTcacaagaagaaagtgatggcATCAGCACTCATGACCTTCTGGAATCTATCTTCAATAAAAACTCGAATTTTCACTG TTTTTATATTGCTCGTACTATTCAGATATTTAAGGCAGCATGTGGTACTACAATTAGAAGACGGAGAAGCAAAAGTAGGAGAGAAGGAACAGCAGAAAGATTCAGCGATGGCAGAACCAGAGGAGAAGGAACCACAACAGGCATTAGTTGTTAAGGAACAAGGGCGCCAAAACTAG
- the LOC114374634 gene encoding probable aminotransferase TAT2 isoform X2: MENSSEKCNFEGNKELNASTITVGGIYDMLLDSINHEDTRSVVRLGRVDPTDNPLFRTTTVAVDAITRAVHSFNFNCYPPTVGLPEAKRAVADHLTSNLPHKIISPENVFLTIGGTQAIDIILPSLARPGANILLPKPGYPHYELRATRCLLEIRHFDLLPERGWEVDLDSLEALADENTVAIVFISPSSPCGNVFTYEHLKRVAEIASKLGIFVISDEVYAHVTFGSKPFVPMREFSSIVPIVTKIIDNLEITSDPTTIVQASIPGILEKTTDDFHSNNLNILREAANIFYDGCKEIPCLTCPHKPEGAMVVMVEINFSQLEGIVDDVQFCTKLAKEESVILFPGVAVGLKNWVRVSLAVDLSDLKDGLSRIREFSLRHAKMS, encoded by the exons ATGGAGAACTCAAGCGAAAAATGCAATTTTGAAGGGAACAAAGAGTTGAATGCTTCAACCATTACTGTGGGAGGAATCTATGACATGTTGTTGGACAGCATCAACCATGAAGACACCAGATCCGTTGTTCGTCTTGGTCGTGTAGATCCCACTGATAACCCATTGTTTCGGACTACCACTGTGGCTGTTGATGCTATTACAAGAGCCGTTCATTCCTTTAACTTCAACTGTTACCCTCCCACTGTTGGCTTACCTGAGGCTAAGAG GGCTGTTGCAGATCATCTCACCTCTAATCTTCCACACAAGATCATATCACCAGAGAACGTTTTTCTCACCATTGGTGGCACACAAGCCATAGATATAATTTTACCTTCCCTAGCACGTCCTGGTGCCAACATTCTCCTTCCAAAACCAGGGTACCCACATTATGAACTTCGTGCCACTCGTTGTCTTCTTGAAATTCGACACTTTGATCTTTTGCCTGAGAGAGGATGGGAAGTTGACCTTGACTCTTTGGAAGCTTTGGCAGATGAGAACACTGTGGCCATTGTTTTCATCAGTCCTAGTAGTCCATGTGGAAATGTGTTCACGTACGAACATTTGAAAAgg GTTGCTGAGATTGCGAGCAAACTTGGAATCTTTGTGATTTCTGATGAAGTTTATGCCCATGTTACTTTTGGAAGCAAACCGTTTGTACCCATGAGGGAGTTTTCGTCAATAGTGCCA atTGTGACGAAAATAATCGACAATCTAGAGATCACTTCAGATCCTACAACCATCGTACAG GCATCGATACCTGGAATCCTTGAGAAAACTACAGATGATTTCCATTCAAATAATCTTAATATACTGAGGGAGGCTGCAAACATATTCTACGACGGATGTAAGGAGATTCCTTGCTTGACATGCCCACACAAACCGGAGGGAGCCATGGTTGTAATG GTGGAGATTAACTTTTCACAACTTGAGGGCATTGTTGATGATGTGCAATTTTGCACTAAGCTGGCCAAAGAGGAATctgtaattctttttcctg GTGTTGCTGTTGGACTAAAGAATTGGGTTCGGGTTAGTCTTGCTGTTGACCTTTCTGACCTTAAAGATGGCCTTAGCAGGATAAGAGAATTCAGCCTTCGACATGCAAAGATGTCCTAA
- the LOC114374634 gene encoding probable aminotransferase TAT2 isoform X1, giving the protein MENSSEKCNFEGNKELNASTITVGGIYDMLLDSINHEDTRSVVRLGRVDPTDNPLFRTTTVAVDAITRAVHSFNFNCYPPTVGLPEAKRAVADHLTSNLPHKIISPENVFLTIGGTQAIDIILPSLARPGANILLPKPGYPHYELRATRCLLEIRHFDLLPERGWEVDLDSLEALADENTVAIVFISPSSPCGNVFTYEHLKRVAEIASKLGIFVISDEVYAHVTFGSKPFVPMREFSSIVPVITIGSFSKRWFIPGWRIGWIALCDPQGIFQKTGIVTKIIDNLEITSDPTTIVQASIPGILEKTTDDFHSNNLNILREAANIFYDGCKEIPCLTCPHKPEGAMVVMVEINFSQLEGIVDDVQFCTKLAKEESVILFPGVAVGLKNWVRVSLAVDLSDLKDGLSRIREFSLRHAKMS; this is encoded by the exons ATGGAGAACTCAAGCGAAAAATGCAATTTTGAAGGGAACAAAGAGTTGAATGCTTCAACCATTACTGTGGGAGGAATCTATGACATGTTGTTGGACAGCATCAACCATGAAGACACCAGATCCGTTGTTCGTCTTGGTCGTGTAGATCCCACTGATAACCCATTGTTTCGGACTACCACTGTGGCTGTTGATGCTATTACAAGAGCCGTTCATTCCTTTAACTTCAACTGTTACCCTCCCACTGTTGGCTTACCTGAGGCTAAGAG GGCTGTTGCAGATCATCTCACCTCTAATCTTCCACACAAGATCATATCACCAGAGAACGTTTTTCTCACCATTGGTGGCACACAAGCCATAGATATAATTTTACCTTCCCTAGCACGTCCTGGTGCCAACATTCTCCTTCCAAAACCAGGGTACCCACATTATGAACTTCGTGCCACTCGTTGTCTTCTTGAAATTCGACACTTTGATCTTTTGCCTGAGAGAGGATGGGAAGTTGACCTTGACTCTTTGGAAGCTTTGGCAGATGAGAACACTGTGGCCATTGTTTTCATCAGTCCTAGTAGTCCATGTGGAAATGTGTTCACGTACGAACATTTGAAAAgg GTTGCTGAGATTGCGAGCAAACTTGGAATCTTTGTGATTTCTGATGAAGTTTATGCCCATGTTACTTTTGGAAGCAAACCGTTTGTACCCATGAGGGAGTTTTCGTCAATAGTGCCAGTTATTACCATTGGTTCTTTCTCAAAACGATGGTTTATTCCTGGTTGGAGAATCGGTTGGATAGCCTTATGTGATCCTCaaggaatttttcaaaaaactggg atTGTGACGAAAATAATCGACAATCTAGAGATCACTTCAGATCCTACAACCATCGTACAG GCATCGATACCTGGAATCCTTGAGAAAACTACAGATGATTTCCATTCAAATAATCTTAATATACTGAGGGAGGCTGCAAACATATTCTACGACGGATGTAAGGAGATTCCTTGCTTGACATGCCCACACAAACCGGAGGGAGCCATGGTTGTAATG GTGGAGATTAACTTTTCACAACTTGAGGGCATTGTTGATGATGTGCAATTTTGCACTAAGCTGGCCAAAGAGGAATctgtaattctttttcctg GTGTTGCTGTTGGACTAAAGAATTGGGTTCGGGTTAGTCTTGCTGTTGACCTTTCTGACCTTAAAGATGGCCTTAGCAGGATAAGAGAATTCAGCCTTCGACATGCAAAGATGTCCTAA
- the LOC114374596 gene encoding phospholipid-transporting ATPase 2-like, whose protein sequence is MKRYVYIDDDESSHDIYCDNRISNRKYTVLNFLPKNLWEQFSRFMNQYFLLIACLQLWPLITPVNPVSTWGPLIFIFAVSASKEAWDDYNRYLSDNKANEKEVWVVKKGIKKHIQAQDIHVGNIVWLRENDEVPCDLVLIGTSDPQGVCYIETAALDGETDLKTRVIPSACVGIDVDLLHKIKGVIECPYPDKDIRRFDANMRLFPPFIDNDICPLTIKNTILQSCYLRNTEWACGVAVYTGNETKMGMCRGIPEPKLTAMDAMIDKLTGAIFIFQIVVVLVLGIAGNVWKDTEAKKLWYVLYPHEGPWYELLVIPLRFELLCSIMIPISIKVSLDLVKSLYAKFIDWDHQMIDLETSIPSHATNTAISEDLGQVEYILTDKTGTLTENKMIFRRCCISGNFYGNENGDALKDVELLNAVSSGSSDVVRFLTVMAICNTVIPTQSKTGDILYKAQSQDEDALVHAAARLHMVYFNKSGNILEVKFNTSILQYEVLETLEFTSDRKRMSVVLKDCQNGKILLLSKGADEAILPYAHAGKQTRHFIEAVEQYAHLGLRTLCLAWRELKRDEYREWSLMFKEASSTLVDREWRVAEVCQRVEHDLEILGVTAIEDRLQDGVPETIKTLRKAGINFWMLTGDKQNTAIQIALSCNFISPEPKGQLLLIDGKTEEEVCRSLERVLRTMRITTSEPKDVAFVVDGWALEIALTHYRKAFTELAVLSRTAICCRVTPSQKAQLVQILKSCDYRTLAIGDGGNDVRMIQQADIGVGISGREGLQAARAADYSIGKFRFLKRLILVHGRYSYNRTAFLSQYSFYKSLLICFIQILFSFISGVSGTSLFNSVSLMAYNVFYTSVPVLVSVLDKDLSEKTVMQHPQILFYCQAGRLLNPSTFAGWFGRSLFHAIVVFVISIHAYAYDKSEMEEVSMVALSGCIWIQAFVVTMETNSFTILQYMAIWGNLAAFYVINWIFSALPSSGMYTIMFRLCRQPSYWIAIFLMVAAGMGPILAIKYFRYTYRPSKINALQQAERLGGPILSLGTIEPQLRSVEKDVSTLSITQPKTRNPVYEPLLSDSPNATRRSFGAGTPFDFFQSQSRLSLSSYTRNCKDN, encoded by the exons ATGAAGCGTTATGTTTAcattgatgatgatgaatcatCTCACGATATTTACTGTGATAATCGTATATCAAACAGAAAATATACTGTATTAAACTTTCTTCCAAAAAATTTATGGGAACAGTTCAG CCGGTTCATGAATCAGTACTTTTTGCTGATAGCTTGCCTGCAGTTATGGCCTCTCATTACTCCGGTAAATCCTGTCAGTACATGGGGTcctcttatctttatttttgcTGTCTCTGCATCAAAAGAGGCATGGGATGATTACAATAGATATCTTTCAGACAATAAAGCAAATGAGAAGGAAGTCTGGGTTGTCAAGAAGGGCATCAAGAAACAT ATCCAAGCCCAGGATATTCATGTAGGTAATATAGTATGGCTACGTGAAAATGATGAAGTGCCTTGTGACCTTGTTTTGATTGGCACCTCTGATCCTCAAGGAGTTTGCTATATAGAG ACAGCTGCGCTGGATGGGGAAACTGATCTAAAGACACGAGTCATACCTTCTGCTTGCGTGGGAATCGATGTTGATCTattgcacaaaattaag GGTGTTATTGAGTGTCCCTATCCAGATAAAGACATCAGGAGATTTGATGCAAACATGCGGCTGTTTCCCCCATTTATTGATAATGATATATGCCCTTTAACCATTAAAAACACCATTCTTCAGTCATGTTACTTGAGAAACACTGAATGGGCATGTGGAGTGGCTGTGTATACAG GCAATGAAACCAAAATGGGCATGTGTAGAGGTATACCAGAACCAAAGCTCACTGCTATGGATGCCATGATTGACAAGTTGACTGGTGCTATATTTATATTCCAAATTGTTGTTGTTCTGGTTCTTGGGATAGCGGGTAATGTTTGGAAGGATACAGAAGCTAAGAAG CTATGGTATGTTCTTTACCCTCATGAAGGTCCCTGGTATGAACTGTTGGTCATTCCTTTGCGATTTGAGCTTCTTTGTTCCATCATGATACCCATTTCAATTAAG GTTTCTCTGGATTTGGTGAAGAGCTTGTATGCAAAATTTATTGACTGGGACCATCAAATGATTGACCTAGAGACTAGTATTCCATCCCATGCAACAAA TACCGCGATAAGTGAGGACCTGGGACAAGTTGAGTACATTTTGACCGACAAAACAGGCACCCTCACAGAGAATAAGATGATATTTAGAAGATGTTGTATTAGTGGCAATTTCTATGGAAATGAGAATGGAGATGCATTGAAAG ATGTAGAGCTTCTTAATGCTGTTTCCAGTGGTTCTTCTGATGTTGTACGATTTCTTACAGTTATGGCAATATGTAATACTGTCATACCTACACAAAG CAAAACTGGAGATATCTTGTATAAGGCGCAGTCTCAGGATGAGGATGCCCTTGTTCATGCTGCTGCTCGATTGCATATGGTTTACTTTAATAAGAGTGGAAATATTCTTG AAGTCAAGTTCAACACTTCAATACTTCAGTATGAAGTCCTGGAAAccttagagttcacctctgatAGGAAAAGAATGTCAGTAGTGTTAAAAGATTGCCAAAATGGAAAGATCCTTCTCTTGTCGAAAGGAGCAGATGAGGCTATTCTTCCATATGCCCATGCTG GGAAGCAGACCCGACATTTCATTGAAGCTGTGGAGCAATATGCTCACTTGGGATTACGTACATTATGTTTGGCTTGGCGTGAGTTAAAGAGAGATGAATATCGAGAATGGTCTTTGATGTTTAAAGAGGCCAGTAGCACTTTGGTTGATAGGGAG TGGAGAGTGGCTGAGGTCTGTCAAAGAGTAGAACATGACTTGGAAATTCTTGGTGTAACAGCAATAGAGGATCGTTTACAG GATGGAGTGCCTGAAACGATCAAAACACTAAGAAAAGCTGGAATAAATTTTTGGATGCTAACTGGAGACAAGCAGAATACTGCAATACAAATTGCTCTgtcatgtaattttatttcaccaG AACCAAAGGGACAGCTTCTATTAATTGATGGCAAAACAGAGGAGGAGGTTTGTAGGAGTTTAGAGAGAGTGCTCCGTACTATGCGGATAACTACCTCAGAACCCAAG GATGTGGCTTTTGTTGTTGATGGCTGGGCACTTGAGATTGCACTTACCCACTATCGTAAAGCTTTCACTGAGCTGGCAGTTTTGTCAAGGACTGCTATATGTTGTCGTGTGACACCATCACAAAAAGCAcag CTTGTACAGATCTTAAAATCATGTGATTATAGAACATTGGCTATTGGTGATGGTGGGAATGATGTAAGGATGATACAACAAGCTGATATTGGTGTGGGCATCAGCGGCAGGGAAGGATTGCAGGCAGCAAGAGCAGCTGATTATAGTATTGGAA AGTTTAGATTCCTGAAGAGATTAATTCTGGTCCATGGCCGCTACTCTTACAACCGTACAGCATTTCTTTCTCAATATTCATTCTATAAGTCCCTACTGATATGCTTCATCCAAATCCT tttttcatttatttcagGTGTCTCTGGAACTAGCCTCTTCAATTCTGTTAGCTTGATGGCTTATAATGTTTTCTATACTAGTGTTCCTGTTCTAGTCAGTGTGCTTGACAAAGATCTTAGTGAGAAAACTGTGATGCAGCAtcctcaaattttattttattgccaAGCAGGAAG GCTTCTAAATCCTAGTACATTTGCTGGATGGTTTGGGCGATCTCTCTTCCAT GCAATAGTTGTATTTGTGATAAGCATACATGCCTACGCTTATGATAAAAGTGAAATGGAGGAGGTTTCAATGGTTGCACTTTCCGGGTGTATATGGATACAGGCTTTTGTAGTAACAATGGAGACCAA TTCCTTTACTATATTGCAATATATGGCTATATGGGGTAATTTGGCTGCCTTTTATGTCATCAACTGGATCTTCAGCGCACTTCCTTCATCGGGGATGTATACAATTATGTTTCGGTTGTGTCGACAACCGTCATATTGGATAGCAATTTTT CTCATGGTTGCGGCGGGGATGGGTCCAATTCTAGCCATCAAGTACTTCCGATATACATATAGACCGAGCAAAATCAATGCACTTCAACAAGCTGAACGTCTGGGTGGGCCTATTTTGTCTCTTGGCACCATTGAGCCTCAGCTGAGATCTGTAGAGAAAGATGTTTCTACCCTGTCAATAACACAACCCAAAACCAGAAATCCTGTGTATGAACCTCTGTTATCAGATTCTCCAAATGCCACCAGAAGATCTTTTGGAGCAGGAACACCATTTGATTTTTTCCAGTCACAATCAAGATTATCACTGTCTAGCTACACTCGAAATTGCAAGGACAACTGA